The following is a genomic window from Oncorhynchus kisutch isolate 150728-3 linkage group LG6, Okis_V2, whole genome shotgun sequence.
tcaagcattttgctgcacccacTATAGGGACCCATTATAACATCTGCAAAACTGTGTACATgtccaataaactttgatttgatttgatgagagaCAGACTCTAACTAGGGGGTTGAGAGCTCAAGATACACACTGTTCTTCCTGTTTGGTACGGCAGGGTGTTATTCCAAAAGACAGGTTACTCAGATGCCTTTGTCTTTAGTCTTGGTGAGCCCTCCCCCACCCCTTTAAACTGGAGCAGAAAACGAGTCACCTGGTAGCTTTAGAGTGGTTTTTACAAGGGGCAGTGGCAGCCCCATTTCACCTGTCTCTGGGAAAGGAAAGCATCTGGGAGTTTTTGAAAGGGTAAccgtacaccccccccccccccccccccccccgctgcaTGCCCCTCCATGCAGTGTACTCTCCTTACAGCCAGCTGCAGAGGTGTGGAGGAGCACACaggaacactgtgtgtgtgtgtgtgtgtgtgtgtgtgtgtgtgtgtgtgtgtgtgtgtgtgtgtgtcaaatctaattgtatttttttgtatgcgccgaatacaacaggtgtagattttacaatgacattcttatttacgagccctttcccaacaacacagttaaaaagTTAGAAAAGAttagcaaaaaataataataatggaaacagtaacacaataacagtaacgaggctttatacaaggagtaccggtaccgagtcaatgtccGGGGAtaagaggtaattgaggtaatgtctacatgtaggtaggggtaaaagtgtctaggtaatcaggatagataataaacagagtagcagccgCATATGTGAAAGtgtttctgtgtgagtgtgtggcatcaatatccatgcctgtgtgtatgtatgtgtgtgtgtgtgtgtgtgtgtgtgtgtgtgtgtgtgtgtgtgtgtgtgtgtgtgtgtgtgtgtgtgtgtgtgtgtgtgtgtgtgtgtgtgtgtcaggccgaAACTGAGGTTATGTAATTGAAAGAAGGAATGTTCTCTTTACTGGCTGTGGTATCTTCTTAGCCTCTTGCAAACAAAATCATCCGTCTGCTCTGTTTCTAAAACATTGTCTGGAAATGTTATTTTGTAGAAGTCTGACCAGGTCACCAGGTAAACACTACGTAATATGAGCTTGTAAATATGCTTCCTTACTTTGCACGAGAGCGGCTTGTGCACCAGTTGATTCATCCAACCttttaaaatcatgttttttgTCTCGCGCTTTTACGAAGCATCAAACCCCATGTCTCTCTTCGGGGAATCTTATCATTGATTCTATATTTTTCATTTTGAACTGTCTAAGCTTGAATACAATGTTGAGAATTCTCCCCGTGTTCCATTCCCTCCTGACATGAGCTCTTTTGTTAGCGTATGCTTTCACTTCTTCCTGAGCAGAACTAATATGATCAGAATTGGCATGTTCCAGTTCAGACTCCGGCAGGCAGAGTTATGTAACTACTGTTTTAATGAGCAGCCTCTCACTGTGCCGAGCAGCAGGATGATCCCCAGtcaggccccccccccctccatgtgCCCAGGCGTTCTCTCTGACCTTGCCCTGAACTCCAACCTCACGCTCAGTCCACTCCACACTGACCCCTCccttggacccccccccccccacacacacacacaagccagtGTAGTAACCTGAACAGAAGGTGCTCATGCTTTGGAAGAGACATGGATGGGAAGAAGTAGAAACCAAGCGGCCTGCAGAGTCAGGCGATGGTAAAGAGGGAGGTCTTCATCTGGAGGGCAACAAGGGCAACTCTCCGAAGGCAGCCTGGCCCCTGCATGTTATTCTTCCATTAGAACAAGGGATTCACTTGCTCTGGCTGGAGAGGCCCTGAACACTGCAGAAAGAAATCACTTTTTTTAAGGCTGGAGCTGTTCAATGAAACATATTGTGAGGAGTTTTTATTCAGCCAGTGAAATGCAATGAAGTGGAATTAATGGTGTAACCCCAGGCATAATagccatgctgtgtgtgtgtgtgtgtgtgtgtgtgtgtgtgtgtgtgtgtgtgtgtgtgtgtgtgtgtgtgtgtgtgtgtgtgtgtgtgtgtgtgtgtgtgtgtgtgtgtgtgtgtgtgtgtgtgtgtgtgtgtgtgtgtgtgtgtgtgtgtgtgtgtgtgtgtgagagagagagagactggtcttGCTTGCTTCTCTCCACAGCGTAGCACTTTTAAAGAACCACAAGAATGACTCCAATAACATAGATAGTCCTAGAACATGTCTCAAGGAAACACTTGGAATGAGAAAAACCCATGCCTATTGGTTAGTTTGTTGTTTCCCACATAGAAAAATATATTTCAAGTGATGGATTCATGATGGATTATGAGATTGTTTAAAAGAGAATGGAATCACATCTCTTCATATTTGAGTTATTTTAATTCACATAGTAGGAAGGAGAGCGGGAGACCGAGGGTGGAGAACATTCTCTCTTCATATTTGAGTTATTTTAATTCACACAGTAGGAAGGAGAGCcggagacagagggtggagaacATTCTCTCTTCATATATGAGTTATTTTAATTCACACAGTAGGAAGGAGAGCgggagacagagggtggagaacATTCTCTCTTCAGTCATCAGTGTTAATACTTGACCACACATCAGCACTTGTTTGTGTAATGAAAAACAAGATAACTTAACTAAtgttgttctcctctctctgtctgtctccagccaAGCCAGTGCACCAGTGCAGCCCTCTCTCAGAGACCTAGCTATGTGGAGCTGTATAGCTTACAATGAGACGGACTCCAGCTCCGAACACCGGCTCTGCCAGGACTTTGGCCTCGTCCTTTCCGTCTTCTCCTTGTTCTACCTCATGGTGTgcttccccatagggctctgctaCAACGCCCTGCTGGTGGTGGTCAACCTCTCCAACAAAATGTCCATGACCATGCCAGACGTCTACTTCGTCAACATGGCCATCGCTGGCCTGGTCCTCAACCTGGTGGCCCCCGTGGAGCTGCTAGGCCCTAGCTTCACACGATGGCCTGTGTGGGAGTACAACAATGAGATCTACATCACCCTGCTCATCCTCTTCAATATCTcctccctggtcatcatgtactcCACCACGCTGCTCAGCCTGGACTACTACATCGAGCGAGCGCTGCCGCGCACCTACATGTCCAGCGTGTACAACACCAAGCACGTGTGCGGCTTCATCTGGGGCGGCGCTGTGCTCACCAGCTTCTCCTCGCTGCTCTTCTACGTGTGCAACCACGTCTCCACCAAGATCATCGAGTGCTCCAAGATGCAGAACAAGGAGGCTGCGGACGCCATCATGATGTTCATCGGCTACGTGGTTCCGGCCGTGGCCGTGCTGTATGCTTTCGTGCTCATCCTGCGCATTAGGAAGGAGTCCACCCCGCTGGACCAGGACTCATCCCGGCTGGACCCTTCTATCCACCGGCTGCTGCTGGCCTCTGTCTGCATGCAGTTTGTCCTATGGACCCCGTACTACATGACTCTACTGGTACACACTATAGCCGGGGCGCCGGGGAGCTACGGCAGCAACAACAAACAGCGGCTCACAATTTACTTCTTCCTGAGGTGTCTGTCGGAGCTGCTGGCCTTCTCCAGTAGCTTCGCCATGCCTCTCATGTACAGGCAGATGAACAAGAACTTCTCCCACAAGCTGCAGCGGCTGCTAAAGAGGCTAAACTGCAGGGACACATCCTGCCCTCACGAACACTCCTCAGTGCAGCAGGTGGCGACGTGAGACAGGGCCAGGCCTTACTAACCCCTAACTTCTTACCCAGGCTGCACTTATTAtcacagaccccacagagcccacaACACATTGCCTTAGAAGTCAGCCACAGGTCCACTGCTGCCACTCTGGCTGGAGTCTTGACTTTTAATGAAACTAAGGAATCTTCAGTGACTTTCTAGAACTTGACTTTCTTTGTCCAGTTCTGTAGCGAGAGGATGAACCAAGTAGAAACCACTAAGTGCATTAGCAAGCTTGTCACTTGGATACTTGGTTGTGAGATTGGGGGCGCAAAGCCGTTGTAATGCGGTGTCTCTTCTAATACACACATGGGTGATTCACCAACAGAGGCTGTAGAGATATTGCGCTGCACACCAAAACTGACAATGAGTTATACTATTGGAGTAACAATTGTTTTTATATCTCATGTGTCAATCAGCATGTTACTACTATGCATGTAGCTGGTAGTAGGTAGGAAGTGGAATACAATCTGTTTATGACCCTGTCAGACCACCCAGTGCCCCGGAGCCTGAGGCCATGTCTCATTGAAGAGTTCCTGTCCAGCCTCGGCCACAACACTCTGGAgtggtctcaaatggcaccctattccctacatagtgcattacatttgatcagagccctatgtgtCCGGTtaaacagtagtgcactatataggaaatagggtcccATTATGGACacatcctctgtcctccactgtccTGCACCTGGAAAAAACCTTTGCCTGCTCGTCACCCTCAGCAGTTTACACAGTACTATACATGTACCTCGTTTAATTTTACACCCCTACGGCATTACATAGGATCATGTGAACTACGGAGAGAACTCTCCACACAGCTTCTATTCAGGGTTCAGGCATGGCCAACTTACCTCTTGTGTCCTAGAATGCTCTCACTTATCTGGCTGCACACAACACCCAGTCATTGTGTGGGGAACATTTGCCTTGGCTCAGTTTATGTGATGTCTAAAAGCTGCTTAGAGGCACAGAAGTGACCTGCACAGCTGCTTTGCTATCTTGCTTCCCACTAAAGAGGAAGACTGTTTATATATAAAACATGTCCTATTTATATTACAGCTAAATAATGAACACGTCCAATCACATTTCACTCTTGTCATGCTATGGTGGTGTCCGTTATTGCATGTGATTATGTGATGGTTTGAAGTGTTGAAGTCTTTGTTGCTAAAATGAAAGGGTCAGTTTAGTCATCTCCACTTTGAAAGAGACAATACAATGATCAGCTGTAACCCATTGTTTAAACATGTTGTTCTTGCTACTGCTGGTGTATCCAGGCCACCTCATGATAAGTATTGACTTAATTAAAAGCTCATCAAAACCCTTTGAGTTTTGTGCTGAGGAACCCTAAAAATGAGTCCACACCCTGTTAATCATTATTTAAGCTCTGGTCAAAGTCCTAATTTATTACAGTTGAAATGCTCTTTCTGAGCAGTAGAGCAACAGAGGGACAGATATGTCACATGTTCTGCCCTGCTACTACCAGAAACAAACAAATGGCTTATGTCTAGACTTATATTGGCTCATTTTAATTCCAGGGTGGTTGAATGATGGTAGAGTTCACTGAAAATGTCATGCAAGAGCCAGAATCCTTTTCATTGTATGGTAAAGTTAGTTATAAGCAATGTTAATCTACCTTTAGATATGACCGACAACACCAGGAAATAAAGAATGGTTAGGAATAGGAACTGAAATAGGAAAAAGTAAATTCTCACAGTTAAAGATTCAGTCTGAGATCTTAGGCACTTCCAACTtcctaacatatcatacgaaaagGATGACATGGTACACGATTCTTTTCTACTTTCAGGTACCAGTTTTGTCTCGAGcactactttcaaaactactggctgaaatgatATAAAACTTTTGGCACGTCACTTTAATGTGATTCTTAGTTTTAGAATGACAGATTCCATCACCCTTTACCTCCCCTTTATGTTGTGCCGTTATAACCCACCAAAATGAGTATATGTTTTTTAAAGAACCAGTACTGTATGTTTATGGGAAACGCTATTCTTTTAAATCCACCTATATAAGCAGAGATAAGAATGTATTTTATTTCATGAGGTTTAGCTACACAGGTCAAGATGAATCCAGTTTCAGATGTGATGCTTTTGTGACTGTGTATATACcagtatatatgtataatatTGAAATATCTGTATATATTGTATGTTAGATTTACTGGaaaaacaccatgtcctctcacaAATACAGTATTATTTTCTCAAATATATATTTAGATACTGTAGCTTCAGTAATCTTCTCTATTGTCGGTTGAGTCAAAGACTGATTACACAATAAACTAACATGGGAATTAAACACAATGTCTGGTTCTTTTAGTTTCTCTTTGTCTTGATGTTCACAGTGTTCTTTTGACATTAGCAACAATGTCAACTGTATCCAGTCTCCACAGTACATTGTCATGACAAATCAATGTCAAAATAGATGACATTGTAGTCCATTTCTGAGGGTATGCTTGTGTCAGTAAACAATGCCAAACATATTTTTCATTGCTGTTTGAAGCCATGGGGATAGTGCCAGCTATAGAGAGCAGAAACCACACTTATGTGTCATCTTGCAACATACTGTAATTAGGTTTGGTTGCCCATCTACAGAGCTTGGTAAACCATAGCCATTTATACTGTAAAAAGAGCTTGTTTCTCCCATTGGCAGCTGGGTCTCTTTTTTTTCCAAATCAACACACTAATCACATGGGACAGGCTCAGACAATCCCACCTGGGACCCTGTGACCTGGGGGTGTTTCCCTGCGTTGGTCCAAATACAGACCTGTCATGTTTTATATCCATGTGGTTGAAACCCAGCCTCATCAACAGCAGGATCTACTTAAATCACCCGCACATTTTGAAATGAATCGATGCTATTTATATATTCCGATGAATTTAAGCCCCCTTTAGAGAGATGATGTTATTATGGGTTGATATCCCTTCCCCGATGTCCAATTCCAAGGTTAATGTTGAGCTACCGTTGTGCGCtatagaggtaaaaaaaaaaagaaaaagaagaagaatctGTATGACAGTGGGACACATCCATTTCCAACGTTAATCTCTTCATATACTGAGACCTTGAATAGACTCTCTGTCTGCATTGTAAACCC
Proteins encoded in this region:
- the LOC109893389 gene encoding probable G-protein coupled receptor 146; this translates as MWSCIAYNETDSSSEHRLCQDFGLVLSVFSLFYLMVCFPIGLCYNALLVVVNLSNKMSMTMPDVYFVNMAIAGLVLNLVAPVELLGPSFTRWPVWEYNNEIYITLLILFNISSLVIMYSTTLLSLDYYIERALPRTYMSSVYNTKHVCGFIWGGAVLTSFSSLLFYVCNHVSTKIIECSKMQNKEAADAIMMFIGYVVPAVAVLYAFVLILRIRKESTPLDQDSSRLDPSIHRLLLASVCMQFVLWTPYYMTLLVHTIAGAPGSYGSNNKQRLTIYFFLRCLSELLAFSSSFAMPLMYRQMNKNFSHKLQRLLKRLNCRDTSCPHEHSSVQQVAT